From Chloroflexota bacterium, a single genomic window includes:
- a CDS encoding DUF499 domain-containing protein, protein MDPWYRVVTLRPEVREGRSFSPDEFAIALEQVVAGTAPPDYRDPAHFFSRTCFTRALTEHAGMVLRRLSGRTENTAPVLALITQFGGGKTHTLTALYHLANTGADAVGLPGVSGLLTMAGVATVPSARVGVFVGNAWDPTEGRETPWIDLARQLAGDAGVVALGAAARTAPPGTEALARVFAAADAPVLLLFDEVLNFVNRHRGMADSFHAFLQNLTVAVTGTTQAAAVISLPRSQVEMTDWDQQWQERITKVVRRVARDLIANDESEISEVVRRRLFEDLGKPRIRKRVARAYADWCFERTARLPPEWLAVDTATTEDRAKEFLRGRFEACYPFHPATLSVFQRKWQALPQFQQTRGALAMLAQWISWASREQFRQARTEPLITLGSAPLHVPEFRAVVLGQLGETRLDVAIEADLAGPMAHARALDADTKGALRDIHRRVGTAILFESSGGQFEKVAHLPELRFALGEPEVETTTIDSMANALEARSFFVRRYGTDGYLIHHQATLKKVVSDRRASLDEETEVRPAIRRLVEDAFKASASVPVVFFPQDSSAVQDSSRLTLVVLDPEMEWQAIGVVERIGRWTKERGSSPRLYPGSLVWCARRPGRELRDKAEMWLAWRRVEKEVRDGALGSEFDSADRSDVRASVREAEQAAMDEVWAAYRFVVLADSHESNGLKVIDLGAGHASASDTLCGRIISALKTEALLNESVGAGYIDRHWPPAFKDAAAWPLLSLRQSFLTGALTRLIDPDAILRRQIVDFVARGDFGLASGAKPDGGFERWWYREPVLPEEVAFEADVFLLTKAKAEELRAASEAPPPKPDNGTGPGTEPPPGPEPPPIVGPGPGTGTTTIRLSGPVPPETWNRLGTKLIPKLRAGDDLVVTVDFSVTVGSAHAQNMETELTQILSDLGLQDQVRMQRS, encoded by the coding sequence ATGGATCCCTGGTATCGAGTTGTAACTCTCCGTCCGGAAGTTCGGGAAGGCCGATCCTTCAGTCCCGACGAGTTCGCCATCGCCCTCGAGCAGGTAGTGGCGGGAACCGCGCCCCCGGATTACCGGGACCCTGCGCACTTCTTCTCCCGCACGTGCTTTACCCGTGCGCTGACCGAGCACGCCGGCATGGTGCTGCGGCGCTTGTCCGGGCGGACTGAGAACACGGCGCCGGTGCTGGCGCTCATCACGCAGTTCGGCGGTGGCAAGACGCACACACTCACCGCGCTGTATCACCTGGCCAACACCGGTGCGGATGCCGTTGGGCTGCCGGGCGTGTCGGGTCTGCTCACCATGGCCGGGGTTGCGACTGTGCCATCGGCCCGCGTCGGCGTGTTTGTCGGCAATGCTTGGGACCCAACCGAGGGGCGCGAAACGCCCTGGATCGATTTGGCCCGCCAACTGGCGGGGGACGCGGGCGTCGTCGCCCTGGGCGCCGCCGCGCGAACTGCTCCACCAGGCACCGAAGCGCTGGCCCGAGTCTTCGCTGCCGCGGATGCCCCGGTGCTACTGCTGTTCGACGAAGTGCTGAACTTTGTTAACCGCCATCGAGGAATGGCCGACAGCTTTCACGCGTTCCTACAAAACCTGACCGTCGCCGTGACCGGCACCACGCAAGCTGCGGCAGTCATCAGCCTGCCGCGCAGCCAGGTAGAAATGACCGATTGGGATCAGCAATGGCAGGAACGGATTACCAAGGTGGTGCGGCGCGTTGCTCGGGATCTGATCGCCAATGACGAGTCCGAAATAAGCGAGGTCGTGCGACGGCGGCTCTTCGAGGATTTGGGCAAGCCTCGCATTCGCAAGCGGGTTGCCAGGGCCTACGCCGACTGGTGCTTCGAACGAACTGCCCGGCTCCCACCCGAGTGGCTTGCCGTGGATACCGCGACGACGGAAGACCGAGCCAAGGAGTTCTTGAGAGGCCGATTCGAAGCCTGCTATCCCTTCCATCCGGCGACGCTTTCGGTCTTTCAGCGCAAGTGGCAAGCGCTCCCCCAGTTTCAACAGACCCGCGGCGCCCTGGCCATGCTGGCGCAGTGGATCTCGTGGGCTTCGCGTGAGCAGTTTCGACAAGCTCGAACTGAGCCGTTGATCACGCTGGGCTCGGCGCCCTTGCACGTGCCCGAGTTCCGCGCTGTCGTTCTCGGTCAACTAGGAGAGACACGGCTCGACGTGGCAATCGAAGCCGACCTGGCGGGACCGATGGCCCATGCCAGGGCTCTTGACGCGGACACCAAGGGAGCGCTGCGGGATATCCACCGCCGGGTGGGCACGGCAATCCTCTTCGAGTCGTCCGGGGGACAGTTCGAGAAAGTGGCGCACCTGCCGGAATTGCGGTTCGCCCTCGGTGAGCCGGAAGTCGAGACTACGACCATTGACAGCATGGCGAACGCGCTGGAAGCACGCAGCTTCTTCGTGCGCCGGTACGGAACGGACGGCTACCTGATCCACCATCAGGCGACCCTGAAGAAGGTCGTAAGCGACCGTCGCGCCTCGCTCGATGAGGAAACTGAAGTCAGGCCTGCAATTCGCAGGCTTGTCGAAGATGCCTTCAAAGCCAGTGCGAGCGTTCCGGTCGTTTTCTTCCCACAGGACAGCAGTGCCGTTCAAGACTCATCGCGCCTCACGCTGGTCGTCCTCGATCCGGAGATGGAGTGGCAGGCAATCGGGGTCGTCGAGCGCATTGGCCGATGGACCAAGGAACGGGGTAGTTCCCCCCGGCTGTATCCGGGTTCCTTGGTCTGGTGCGCGAGGAGACCGGGCCGAGAGCTTCGCGACAAAGCCGAAATGTGGCTGGCGTGGCGGCGAGTGGAGAAAGAGGTGCGCGACGGCGCTCTGGGCAGCGAATTTGACAGCGCGGATCGCTCCGACGTGCGGGCCAGCGTCCGAGAGGCGGAGCAGGCTGCAATGGACGAGGTTTGGGCCGCCTATCGGTTCGTTGTGCTTGCCGACTCCCACGAAAGCAACGGACTCAAGGTGATCGACCTTGGCGCGGGGCACGCCAGCGCCAGCGACACGCTTTGCGGACGGATCATCAGCGCTCTAAAGACCGAGGCGCTGCTCAACGAGTCCGTCGGCGCGGGGTATATCGATCGCCATTGGCCGCCCGCGTTCAAAGATGCGGCGGCCTGGCCGCTGCTGAGCTTGCGCCAGAGCTTCCTTACGGGCGCGCTGACCCGCCTGATCGATCCAGACGCCATCCTGCGACGGCAGATCGTCGACTTTGTAGCGCGGGGTGACTTCGGCCTAGCGTCCGGCGCAAAGCCCGACGGCGGCTTCGAGCGCTGGTGGTATCGGGAGCCTGTTCTGCCAGAGGAAGTGGCGTTTGAGGCCGATGTGTTTCTCCTGACCAAGGCCAAAGCTGAGGAACTCAGGGCGGCAAGCGAAGCTCCGCCGCCGAAACCGGACAACGGGACGGGTCCGGGCACCGAACCGCCGCCAGGC
- a CDS encoding DUF1156 domain-containing protein, whose protein sequence is MIPKACKRLAEVDFPIAEVSRHAAREKSIRHGHPSTLHIWWARRPLASSRAVLMALLLPDPCDPNCPEAFKTQAPTILSEVRQPPRSDEELRRALLWFIGAFANWDMAAFPVYLRVARMLVKAAHPQETPLVVDPFAGGGSIPLEALRLGCEAFASDLNPVACLILKVMLEDIPRHGPKLAEELQRVGAEIKAKAERELADLYPKDPDGATPIAYLWARTVRCEAPNCGAEIPLLRSLWLCKKPKRKRALWPRVERADGVAPWVNFEIFIPTADHEVPGGTVARARATCLCCGAVLAPERVRAQLASQRGGTDTVFDAEGNRIGGARMTAVVTLRSSERGRRYRLPTHTDYAAVRSAQKRVESLLVEWERSGQQSLCPVPNEVLPLMSGTFNVPIYGINTWGDLFTARQKLALVEFASGIARSSDGDVASLALAMVVGRCADYGSSGVIWAEGGEFVAHTFGRQALPMVWDFAEAAQLTDSSGNIDGAIGWIARVINAIPGCPTGQVEQADGADHPLPDHSASVWFTDPPYYFAVPYADLSDFFFVWLKRALPNHPLLKDPFDPDNQLTPKDQELCEMAHWDSERYPHKDQQFFEDGMAVAFTEGRRILHEDGIGSVVFAHKTTEGWEALLSGMIQGGWTITGSWPIATERPGRLRSQDSAALATSVHLICRPRSRDARIGDWADVLRELPVRVGSWMERLQGEGIRGADLVFACVGPALEIYSRYSAVETAEGREVALSEYLERVWEVVGTEALRQVLGTAEAQARNGLAAALEEDARLTALFLWTLQSTSGGGDSDEDEIPRGTAAAYSLPFDVVRRFAQPLGIHLDDWGSRIIETRKGVVRLLPVAARSRQLFGQSGAGGLADEIESSAEAAAQLTLFPAEPAGTRTRARRRVRAQAAGDELRATLEATTLDRVHIAMLFQGSGRTQALRNLLEAEQDRGPDFLRLANALSALYPRGSQEKRLLDAMLLAVPR, encoded by the coding sequence ATGATTCCTAAGGCATGCAAACGCCTGGCTGAGGTGGACTTCCCCATTGCCGAGGTCTCGCGGCACGCGGCGCGTGAGAAATCAATCCGGCATGGGCATCCGTCAACGTTGCACATTTGGTGGGCGCGGAGGCCACTGGCCTCGTCGCGCGCGGTGCTTATGGCGCTGCTGCTGCCCGATCCTTGTGATCCCAACTGTCCTGAGGCGTTCAAGACCCAGGCGCCAACGATCCTAAGCGAAGTTCGGCAGCCGCCACGCAGCGATGAGGAGCTTCGCCGGGCGCTGCTCTGGTTCATCGGCGCATTCGCCAACTGGGACATGGCGGCATTTCCGGTCTATCTGCGCGTTGCGCGAATGCTGGTAAAGGCTGCGCACCCGCAGGAGACGCCGCTGGTGGTGGACCCGTTTGCGGGGGGTGGATCCATTCCGTTGGAGGCGCTGCGGCTGGGCTGCGAGGCCTTCGCCAGTGACCTCAACCCGGTGGCCTGCCTGATCCTCAAGGTGATGCTGGAGGACATCCCGCGGCACGGTCCGAAGCTGGCCGAGGAGCTTCAGCGGGTCGGCGCGGAAATCAAGGCCAAGGCTGAGCGGGAGCTGGCAGACCTGTATCCCAAAGACCCAGATGGGGCCACGCCCATCGCCTATCTCTGGGCGCGCACCGTGCGCTGCGAAGCTCCCAACTGCGGTGCCGAGATACCACTGCTGCGGTCACTATGGCTGTGCAAGAAACCGAAGCGCAAGCGGGCCCTGTGGCCCAGGGTGGAACGGGCGGACGGCGTTGCGCCGTGGGTGAACTTCGAGATATTCATCCCAACAGCCGACCATGAGGTTCCTGGCGGCACTGTCGCCCGAGCCAGGGCCACCTGTCTCTGCTGCGGCGCGGTGCTCGCGCCGGAGAGGGTTCGCGCACAGCTTGCCAGTCAGCGCGGCGGCACGGACACGGTTTTCGATGCGGAGGGCAATCGCATCGGAGGTGCCCGCATGACGGCGGTGGTGACGCTCAGGTCCAGCGAGCGGGGCCGCCGATACCGGCTGCCGACGCACACTGACTATGCGGCGGTTCGATCGGCGCAGAAGCGTGTGGAGAGTCTCTTGGTCGAGTGGGAGCGCAGCGGGCAGCAGAGTCTCTGTCCTGTACCAAATGAGGTGCTGCCGCTGATGAGCGGAACCTTTAACGTTCCGATTTACGGCATCAATACATGGGGCGACTTGTTTACGGCTAGGCAGAAGCTGGCGTTGGTAGAATTCGCGAGCGGGATTGCGAGAAGTTCAGATGGAGATGTAGCGAGCTTGGCTCTAGCTATGGTAGTTGGAAGATGTGCTGACTACGGAAGTTCTGGCGTGATTTGGGCAGAAGGGGGCGAATTTGTCGCCCATACTTTTGGCAGACAAGCGTTGCCTATGGTCTGGGACTTTGCCGAGGCCGCACAGTTAACGGATTCGTCTGGAAATATCGACGGAGCAATAGGGTGGATCGCTAGAGTTATCAACGCAATCCCCGGGTGTCCAACAGGTCAAGTTGAGCAGGCCGATGGGGCCGACCATCCACTGCCTGACCATTCGGCCAGCGTCTGGTTTACTGACCCGCCGTACTACTTTGCAGTCCCCTATGCCGACCTTTCTGACTTTTTCTTTGTATGGCTGAAGCGTGCATTGCCCAATCATCCTTTGCTGAAAGATCCCTTCGATCCGGACAACCAACTGACTCCCAAGGACCAAGAACTATGTGAAATGGCCCACTGGGACTCCGAGCGTTACCCTCACAAGGACCAACAGTTCTTCGAAGATGGCATGGCTGTTGCCTTCACTGAGGGCCGGCGCATATTGCATGAGGATGGAATCGGCTCGGTGGTCTTCGCCCACAAGACCACAGAAGGATGGGAAGCTCTTCTTTCCGGCATGATCCAGGGTGGTTGGACTATCACGGGTTCCTGGCCCATAGCAACTGAGAGGCCTGGTCGGCTTCGTTCGCAGGACTCTGCAGCATTGGCAACCAGTGTGCATCTGATTTGCCGGCCGCGGTCTCGAGATGCACGAATTGGCGATTGGGCCGATGTACTGCGGGAGCTGCCGGTGCGCGTCGGTTCATGGATGGAGCGCCTGCAGGGCGAAGGTATCCGCGGCGCGGACTTGGTCTTTGCGTGCGTTGGTCCGGCTCTGGAGATCTACAGCCGCTATTCCGCCGTTGAGACTGCGGAGGGTCGAGAGGTCGCCCTCTCGGAATACCTTGAGAGAGTTTGGGAGGTTGTCGGAACGGAGGCGTTGCGCCAGGTGCTGGGAACCGCCGAGGCCCAGGCCCGCAATGGTCTCGCCGCGGCGCTTGAAGAAGACGCCCGCCTGACCGCGTTGTTTCTCTGGACGCTGCAGAGCACCAGCGGGGGCGGGGATTCCGACGAAGATGAGATTCCGCGCGGAACGGCCGCCGCCTACAGCCTGCCTTTCGACGTGGTGCGCCGGTTCGCCCAGCCGCTGGGCATCCATCTGGACGACTGGGGATCGCGCATCATCGAGACGCGTAAGGGCGTTGTGCGCTTGCTGCCGGTCGCGGCACGCAGCCGGCAACTCTTCGGCCAGTCCGGGGCCGGCGGACTGGCCGACGAGATCGAGTCCAGCGCGGAAGCCGCGGCGCAGCTCACCCTGTTCCCTGCCGAGCCCGCCGGCACGCGAACCCGTGCGCGGCGCCGCGTACGCGCACAGGCTGCGGGAGACGAACTTCGAGCTACGCTGGAAGCCACCACGCTGGACCGGGTCCACATCGCGATGCTCTTTCAAGGGTCGGGGCGCACACAGGCGCTGCGCAACTTGCTGGAGGCTGAGCAGGACCGCGGACCCGACTTCCTGCGTCTCGCCAACGCTCTCTCCGCCCTTTACCCTCGCGGCAGCCAGGAAAAACGTCTGCTCGACGCCATGCTCCTTGCGGTGCCGCGGTGA
- a CDS encoding DUF262 domain-containing protein, which yields MHEVKSIQDLLSQIERNEILLPEFQRGYVWKRDQVRGLMQSLYRKHPTGHLLVWRTYKPSTVRGDDSSSNGHSLLLLDGQQRLTTLYVLVEGKAPPFYEGESLFFDLYFNVQTEEFRFWQKTHMENNPAWFSVHDFLSEGLNSLLDRLGDLPDELREIIQNNLSRLARLDQIRGYNYTVDQVTGDNYTVDEVVDIFNRVNSSGTPLTKVDLALAHICSIWPEARAELRTFNGEMTKHGFGGDFGFLVRCLAGIATGSVTLEGAFLRVPAEQLQDAWLETQVAFEHLVNVLKHEAFVDDLNDLPTSNVLVPMTVYLARQGGSFPNDAIKRRFIRWMYLAGLWARYSGATETKLQQDTALVSNSDPDPTPELEAAILRERGRLTLEASDLAGAGIGSALGRFSYVLARARGARDWFSGIRLYDDAVGKRNGLESHHIFPRKILLKAGLHSKSDSRSINEVANRAFLTQKANRKIAAASPAEYLVDIEGNQPGALRAQRVPMDRELWGADSFFNFLAARRQLLAQAMNEFIASWIPKGEEDETDESAVRRRMEAGENDTLEFKSSLRWDRRDERVNKELEKVAIKTMAGFLNGNGGTLLIGVDDAGAAVGISADYGTLKKKDRDGFELHLQQLVARDLGEAASSYLTITFHEIDGHDVCQVTVEASDHPIYVDDRNSAVFFLRTGNATRPLPVNEAVKYVQHRWGKAA from the coding sequence ATGCATGAAGTGAAATCCATCCAGGACTTGCTCAGCCAGATCGAGCGGAATGAAATTCTGTTGCCTGAGTTCCAGCGCGGCTATGTGTGGAAGCGTGACCAGGTACGAGGCCTCATGCAGTCGCTGTATCGCAAGCACCCAACGGGCCATCTGCTTGTATGGCGAACCTACAAGCCGTCCACAGTTCGCGGGGATGATTCGAGTTCCAACGGCCACTCCCTGTTGCTCCTCGATGGCCAGCAGCGGCTTACGACGCTATACGTTCTAGTCGAAGGGAAGGCGCCGCCGTTCTACGAAGGTGAGTCGCTGTTCTTCGACCTCTACTTCAATGTGCAAACTGAAGAATTCCGGTTTTGGCAAAAGACCCATATGGAAAACAATCCCGCCTGGTTCAGTGTTCACGACTTTCTTAGTGAGGGGCTGAATAGCTTGCTGGACAGGCTAGGAGATTTGCCTGATGAGCTCCGGGAAATCATCCAGAACAATCTGTCCAGACTTGCCAGGCTTGACCAGATTCGCGGCTACAACTATACGGTCGACCAGGTGACGGGAGACAACTATACCGTCGACGAAGTGGTAGACATCTTTAATCGGGTCAATAGCAGTGGAACGCCGCTTACCAAGGTTGATCTAGCGTTGGCCCACATTTGCAGCATTTGGCCCGAGGCCCGCGCAGAGCTGCGCACATTCAATGGGGAGATGACCAAGCACGGGTTCGGGGGGGATTTCGGTTTCCTCGTCCGATGCCTCGCCGGTATAGCAACTGGATCGGTGACGCTGGAAGGTGCGTTCCTTAGAGTTCCTGCGGAGCAGCTTCAAGATGCCTGGCTTGAGACGCAGGTGGCGTTTGAGCATCTCGTGAACGTCTTGAAGCACGAGGCATTTGTCGACGATCTAAATGACTTGCCGACCAGCAACGTCCTCGTGCCGATGACCGTATACCTCGCGCGGCAGGGGGGTAGCTTTCCGAATGACGCGATCAAGCGCCGGTTTATCCGTTGGATGTATTTGGCCGGCCTGTGGGCGCGGTACTCGGGCGCAACCGAGACGAAGCTTCAGCAAGACACGGCCCTGGTGTCCAACAGTGACCCCGATCCCACGCCTGAGCTTGAGGCAGCCATCTTGCGCGAGCGGGGTCGGCTTACCCTGGAGGCGTCCGACCTAGCCGGGGCGGGCATCGGCTCGGCCTTGGGACGATTCAGCTATGTGTTGGCCCGAGCTCGTGGCGCTCGAGACTGGTTCTCGGGTATTCGGCTTTACGACGACGCCGTTGGCAAACGCAACGGCCTTGAGTCTCACCACATCTTTCCGAGAAAGATTCTCCTAAAGGCGGGGCTGCACTCAAAGTCTGATAGCCGGTCAATCAACGAGGTTGCAAACCGGGCTTTCCTCACACAGAAGGCCAATCGAAAGATAGCCGCCGCGTCCCCGGCGGAGTACCTCGTCGACATTGAAGGGAATCAGCCGGGCGCACTCCGAGCACAAAGAGTGCCGATGGATCGGGAGCTATGGGGGGCGGATAGCTTCTTCAACTTCCTTGCTGCCCGCAGGCAGTTGCTGGCCCAGGCCATGAATGAGTTCATTGCCAGCTGGATTCCCAAGGGTGAAGAGGATGAGACGGACGAGTCTGCCGTTCGACGGCGCATGGAGGCGGGCGAGAACGACACGCTCGAATTCAAGTCAAGTCTTCGCTGGGACCGTCGCGATGAGCGTGTGAACAAGGAACTCGAGAAGGTTGCTATCAAGACGATGGCCGGATTCCTGAACGGGAACGGCGGCACACTCCTAATCGGCGTCGACGACGCCGGAGCCGCTGTTGGGATCTCGGCTGACTACGGGACCTTGAAGAAAAAGGATCGAGACGGATTCGAGCTGCACCTGCAACAGCTCGTCGCGCGCGATCTCGGCGAAGCGGCGTCGTCGTACCTGACAATCACCTTCCACGAGATCGACGGACATGACGTTTGCCAGGTGACGGTCGAAGCGAGCGACCATCCGATCTACGTGGATGACCGAAATTCCGCGGTCTTTTTCCTTCGCACTGGCAATGCCACCCGCCCGCTTCCGGTGAACGAGGCGGTGAAGTACGTGCAGCACCGCTGGGGAAAGGCGGCGTGA